One part of the Indicator indicator isolate 239-I01 chromosome 5, UM_Iind_1.1, whole genome shotgun sequence genome encodes these proteins:
- the METTL5 gene encoding rRNA N6-adenosine-methyltransferase METTL5 isoform X1: MKKLKLKELESCLQQLDTFESPKLLLEQYPTRPHIAACMLYTIHNTFDDIENKTIADLGCGCGILSIGSAILGAGLCVGFDIDADALEVFNNNVEDFELTNINMVQCDVCSLSDSMSETFDTVIMNPPFGTKHNKGMDMIFLKTALQMAKTAVYSLHKTSTRQHIQKKADEWEVKMEVIAELKYDLPASYKFHKRKSNYPRGKQEEAVHLISTREDVKM; the protein is encoded by the exons atgaagaaattaaaacttAAAGAACTGGAAAGCTGTCTTCAACAACTTGATACTTTTGAAAGTCCAAAACTACTCCTTGAACAGTATCCAACAAGACCTCATATCGCAG cATGTATGCTTTATACAATTCACAATACTTTTGATgatattgaaaacaaaacaattgcAGATTTAGGATGTGGTTGTGGCATACTCAGCATTGGAAGCGCAATATTAGGAGCTGG attGTGTGTGGGATTTGACATAGATGCAGATGCACTGGAAGTATTTAATAACAATGTTGAAGACTTTGAGCTCACAAATATCAACATGGTTCAGTGTGATGTGTGTTCTTTATCTGACAGCATGTCAGAGACTTTTGACACAGTTATTATGAACCCTCCCTTTGGTACCAAGCACAATAAAG GGATGGATATGATATTTCTGAAAACTGCATTACAAATGGCAAAAACAGCTGTATATTCCCTTCACAAGACTTCAACACGTCAG CACATTCAGAAGAAAGCAGATGAATGGGAAGTGAAGATGGAAGTCATAGCAG AACTTAAATATGACCTACCAGCATCATACAAGTTCCATAAGAGGAAATCA AACTATCCAagagggaagcaggaggaagctgtgcATTTGATTTCAACAAGGGAGGATGTGAAGATGTAG
- the METTL5 gene encoding rRNA N6-adenosine-methyltransferase METTL5 isoform X2, whose product MKKLKLKELESCLQQLDTFESPKLLLEQYPTRPHIAACMLYTIHNTFDDIENKTIADLGCGCGILSIGSAILGAGLCVGFDIDADALEVFNNNVEDFELTNINMVQCDVCSLSDSMSETFDTVIMNPPFGTKHNKGMDMIFLKTALQMAKTAVYSLHKTSTRQHIQKKADEWEVKMEVIAELKYDLPASYKFHKRKSVDIEVDFIRFSAKKLLN is encoded by the exons atgaagaaattaaaacttAAAGAACTGGAAAGCTGTCTTCAACAACTTGATACTTTTGAAAGTCCAAAACTACTCCTTGAACAGTATCCAACAAGACCTCATATCGCAG cATGTATGCTTTATACAATTCACAATACTTTTGATgatattgaaaacaaaacaattgcAGATTTAGGATGTGGTTGTGGCATACTCAGCATTGGAAGCGCAATATTAGGAGCTGG attGTGTGTGGGATTTGACATAGATGCAGATGCACTGGAAGTATTTAATAACAATGTTGAAGACTTTGAGCTCACAAATATCAACATGGTTCAGTGTGATGTGTGTTCTTTATCTGACAGCATGTCAGAGACTTTTGACACAGTTATTATGAACCCTCCCTTTGGTACCAAGCACAATAAAG GGATGGATATGATATTTCTGAAAACTGCATTACAAATGGCAAAAACAGCTGTATATTCCCTTCACAAGACTTCAACACGTCAG CACATTCAGAAGAAAGCAGATGAATGGGAAGTGAAGATGGAAGTCATAGCAG AACTTAAATATGACCTACCAGCATCATACAAGTTCCATAAGAGGAAATCA GTTGACATTGAAGTGGATTTCATTAGATTTTCTGCCAAGAAACTCCTGAACTGA
- the SSB gene encoding lupus La protein: MAENGDGENMSILESKICQQIEYYFGNHNLPRDKFLKEQIKLDDGWVPLEVMIKFNRLSRLSTDFSVIVEALRKSKTGLMEINEDKTKIRRSPNKPLPELNDQYKAAVKNRSVYIKGFPLDATLDDIKEWLEDKGPVENIQMRRTLQRTFKGSIFAVFDSVESAKKFTEIPNQKYKDTELIVLFKEEYCTKKNEERKQNKVEAKARAKQEKEEKEKQAADAEMKSLEEKTGCLLKFSGNLDDQTCREDLHDVFSDHGEIRWIHFVRGAKEGIILFKDIAKEALEKAKAAHNGSLQLRNKDVTWEVLEGDAEKEALKKILEDQQELLKQKSKGRKIKGKGRGGKNPQGAQKGKVQFQGKKIKFENEEEGGEDDTKTEAASPKKRPLEETEKEEPASKQAKTENGDGDQ; encoded by the exons ATGGCTGAAAATGGAGATGGTGAAAACATGTCTATTTTGGAAAGCAAAATCTGTCAGCAGATTGAG TACTATTTTGGCAATCACAATCTACCAAGAGACAAGTTCTTAAAGGAACAGATCAAACTAGACGATGGCTGGGTGCCTTTAGAAGTAATGATCAAATTCAACAG GTTAAGTCGTCTTTCAACAGATTTTAGTGTTATTGTAGAAGCACTAAGAAAATCCAAGACTGGTCTAATGGAAATAAATGAAGATAAAACTAAAATCAGAAGATCTCCAAACAAACCCCTTCCTGAATTAAATGATCAATATAAAGCTGCAGTTAAAAACAGATCTGTATATATT AAAGGCTTTCCACTAGATGCAACTCTAGATGATATCAAGGAATGGCTTGAAGATAAAGGGCCAGTTGAAAACATTCAAATGAGGAGAACGTTGCAGAGAACATTTAAG GGCTCAATATTTGCGGTTTTTGATAGTGTTGAATCTGCTAAGAAGTTCACAGAGATCCCAAACCAAAAGTACAAAGACACGGAGCTGATAGTACTTTTCAA GGAGGAGTATTGTACAAAGAAGAacgaagaaaggaaacaaaacaaagtagaaGCTAAAGCAAGAGCTAAACA ggagaaagaagaaaaagagaaacaagcagCAGATGCTGAAATG aaGTCTCTGGAAGAAAAGACAGGATGTCTTTTGAAGTTTTCTGGTAATTTGGATGACCAAACATGCAGAGAAGATCTCCATGATGTATTTTCTGATCACGGAGAAATCAGATGGATACACTTTGTCAGAGGTGCAAAGGAG GGAATTATCCTATTTAAGGATATTGCTAAAGAAGCTCTGGAAAAAGCCAAAGCAGCACATAATGGAAGCTTACAGCTTCGGAACAAGGATGTTACATGGGAAGTGCTAGAAGGAGACGCAGAGAAAgaagctctgaaaaaaatcctGGAAGATCAGCAAGAATTACTGAAACAGAAATCAAAAG GTCgcaaaattaaaggaaaaggaagagggggaaagaatcCTCAAGGTGCACAGAAAGGGAAAGTACAGTTTCAGGGCAAGAAAATAAAGTTTGAGAATGAAGAAGAAGGTGGTGAAGACGATACTAAAACAG aagcagcaagtcCTAAGAAGAGACCActagaggaaacagaaaaagaagaaccCGCTTCAAAACAAGCGAAAACAGAAAACGGAGACGGGGATCAGtaa